One window from the genome of Betaproteobacteria bacterium encodes:
- a CDS encoding NAD-dependent malic enzyme, whose amino-acid sequence MAESASPSPSTPRGNALLQDPVYNKGTAFTEKERDVLGLRGLLPPRVHTQPEQVGRVLKNMRRLPTDLDKYIFLTALHDRNETLFFRVVMENAEEIMPLIYTPTVGMGCQLYGRIYRRSRGLFVTAADAGRVKQVLKNWPHKAGIIVVTDGERILGLGDQGAQGMGIPVGKLSLYTACAGMHPSLCLPVTLDVGTENEEMLNDPLYIGLVRRRVRGAEYDALVEEFVTAANEVFPGVLIQFEDFANANAFRLLHKYQSRICTFNDDIQGTASVTLAGLKSAVRITGKSLADTRVLFFGAGEAAVGIADLITASLMGQGLPEAEARKRCWLVDSKGLVIASRTDLTDHKRKYAHEHAPVGDFATAVNALKPQAIIGVAAVGRTFTQPIIQAMTGFNERPIVFALSNPTTKSECTAEEAYAWSNGRAVFACGSPFAPVNFGGKTFVPRQCNNSYIFPGVGLGVVACKTSRVTDDMFLAAADTLAGMVTEADLAQGSLYPPLANMRNVSAAIATSVAEVVFKRGLAGVPKPADTAAFIRQNMYDPTYPTYA is encoded by the coding sequence ATGGCTGAATCCGCCTCGCCCTCCCCGTCCACTCCCAGGGGGAATGCCCTCCTCCAGGATCCCGTTTACAACAAGGGGACCGCCTTCACCGAGAAGGAACGCGATGTCCTCGGTCTGCGTGGCCTCCTGCCGCCGCGCGTGCATACCCAGCCCGAGCAGGTCGGGCGCGTGCTCAAGAACATGCGCCGGCTGCCCACCGACCTCGACAAGTACATCTTCCTCACGGCGCTGCACGATCGGAACGAGACGCTCTTCTTCCGCGTGGTGATGGAGAACGCCGAGGAGATCATGCCCCTCATCTACACGCCCACCGTGGGGATGGGTTGCCAGCTCTACGGACGGATCTACCGCAGGTCCCGCGGGCTCTTCGTCACGGCCGCCGATGCCGGCCGGGTGAAGCAGGTGCTGAAGAACTGGCCGCACAAGGCCGGGATCATCGTCGTCACGGACGGGGAGCGCATTCTCGGCCTTGGCGACCAGGGCGCGCAGGGCATGGGCATCCCCGTCGGCAAGCTGTCCCTCTACACGGCGTGCGCCGGGATGCATCCAAGCCTGTGCCTGCCGGTGACCCTGGACGTGGGCACCGAGAACGAGGAAATGCTGAACGATCCCCTGTACATCGGCCTGGTGCGCCGCCGCGTGCGCGGCGCGGAATACGACGCGCTGGTCGAGGAGTTCGTCACCGCCGCGAACGAGGTGTTCCCCGGCGTACTCATCCAGTTCGAGGATTTCGCCAACGCGAACGCCTTCAGGCTGCTGCACAAGTACCAGAGCCGCATCTGCACATTCAACGACGACATCCAGGGCACCGCCTCCGTGACGCTCGCCGGACTCAAGTCGGCCGTGCGCATCACGGGCAAGAGCCTCGCCGACACGCGCGTCCTGTTCTTCGGCGCGGGCGAAGCCGCGGTCGGCATCGCCGATCTCATCACCGCCTCGCTCATGGGGCAGGGACTGCCGGAAGCCGAGGCGCGCAAGCGCTGCTGGCTCGTCGATTCGAAGGGACTCGTGATCGCCTCCCGCACCGACCTCACGGACCACAAGCGCAAGTACGCGCACGAGCACGCGCCGGTGGGGGACTTCGCCACCGCGGTGAATGCGCTCAAGCCGCAGGCCATCATCGGCGTGGCCGCCGTCGGGCGCACCTTCACGCAGCCCATCATCCAGGCGATGACGGGCTTCAACGAACGGCCGATCGTCTTCGCGCTTTCCAACCCGACCACGAAGTCGGAGTGCACCGCCGAGGAAGCCTACGCCTGGAGCAACGGCCGTGCGGTCTTCGCGTGCGGCAGCCCCTTCGCCCCGGTCAATTTCGGCGGCAAGACGTTCGTGCCGCGGCAGTGCAACAATTCGTACATCTTCCCGGGCGTGGGCCTCGGCGTGGTCGCCTGCAAGACGAGCCGCGTGACGGACGACATGTTCCTGGCGGCCGCCGATACGCTGGCAGGCATGGTTACGGAGGCGGATCTGGCGCAGGGCAGCCTCTACCCGCCGCTTGCGAACATGCGCAACGTTTCCGCCGCCATCGCGACCAGCGTGGCCGAGGTGGTGTTCAAGCGCGGGCTCGCGGGCGTGCCGAAGCCGGCCGACACCGCGGCGTTCATCCGGCAGAACATGTACGACCCGACGTATCCCACGTACGCCTAG
- a CDS encoding MerR family transcriptional regulator translates to MATENLATNELPAIPAKRYFTIGEVSELCGVKPHVLRYWEQEFTQLKPLKRRGNRRYYQHHEVLLIRRIRELLYEHGFTINGARNRLEEAMPSRTGSHAAYNTMTVPQPLSPANIRKELKSILKMLDNE, encoded by the coding sequence ATGGCCACGGAGAACCTGGCAACGAATGAACTGCCGGCGATCCCCGCCAAGCGCTATTTCACGATAGGCGAAGTTAGCGAATTGTGCGGGGTGAAACCCCACGTACTCCGGTACTGGGAGCAGGAGTTCACCCAGTTGAAGCCCCTCAAGCGCAGGGGCAATCGGCGTTATTACCAGCACCACGAGGTGCTGCTGATCCGGCGAATCCGCGAACTGCTCTACGAGCACGGATTCACCATCAACGGCGCCAGGAACCGCCTCGAGGAGGCGATGCCTTCGCGAACCGGATCGCACGCCGCGTACAACACGATGACGGTCCCGCAGCCCCTGTCGCCGGCCAACATCCGCAAGGAATTGAAGAGCATCCTCAAGATGCTCGACAACGAATAG
- a CDS encoding integration host factor subunit alpha: MPSTAAHVKDKVTLTKAELADLMFEKVGLNKREAKDMVESFFEEIRIALERGDMVKLSGFGNFQLRKKPQRPGRNPKTGEEIPITARRVVTFHASQKLKTLVEKSFNGHGEPGNE; the protein is encoded by the coding sequence ATTCCAAGCACTGCCGCGCACGTGAAAGACAAGGTCACCCTCACCAAGGCCGAGCTGGCCGACCTCATGTTCGAGAAGGTCGGGCTGAACAAGCGCGAGGCCAAGGACATGGTCGAGTCCTTCTTCGAGGAGATCCGTATCGCCCTCGAAAGAGGCGACATGGTGAAGCTCTCCGGCTTCGGCAACTTCCAGCTTCGCAAGAAACCGCAAAGACCCGGCCGCAATCCGAAGACCGGGGAGGAGATTCCCATCACTGCCCGGCGCGTGGTGACTTTCCACGCGAGCCAGAAGCTGAAGACCCTGGTGGAGAAGTCTTTCAATGGCCACGGAGAACCTGGCAACGAATGA
- a CDS encoding phenylalanine--tRNA ligase subunit beta, translated as MKVSVRWLHELAGAGLPVDRLAHILTMGGLEVEEVTPVAGAFDRIVVAQVKSVSPHPNADKLRVTEVDAGTGATLQIVCGAPNVAAGQKVPCAVVGAKLPGLEIRQAKLRGVESNGMLCSARELGLSDDHAGLLVLPEDAPVGKDIREYLDLDDTVLTLKLTPNRGDCLSMFGVARDVAALVGEAAELPAVAPVAVTIADSREISISDSAACGHYFGRVVRGLDLAAKTPAWMARRLERAGLRPRNPLVDITNFVMLERGQPMHAFDNAKLSGGIDVRLARPGEELKLLNEQWAEYIPNLVLITDASGPVALGGVMGGFDSMVTGATTDVFLEAAFFPPEAIQGRARALQLTSDAAYRFERGIDFAGTRAALERATELTLTLCGGRAGPITEAHGNLPARTPVRVRPARVRALLGYDVPDAFMADAFGRLGCAVTRRDGVLEVVPPSWRFDLAIEEDFVEEVARVHGYEHVPAAAPRSTLPMLSPVEGARTRYGLKRTCAALGYQEVINYSFVSSQWEDDFAGNATAVRLANPIASTMNVMRSTLLGGLVAAVRSNLNRDEERVRLFEVGRCFLGEGPEPHEQPERLAAITYGGRLPEQWAEKTPAADFFDAKGDLEAIAGPVKLEFRADHHPACHPGRCARVWVGSREVGVVGELHPRLQLKYDLPLAPVLFEIDADVLLAGRALRFSGVSRMPTVRRDLAVVVPETLSAGVILGAIRASIPQSVREVEVFDEYRGKGVGSGGKSLAFRIVMQDTARTLTDAEVEEIVGSIRHLLVEKFQALPRT; from the coding sequence ATGAAGGTATCCGTCCGCTGGCTGCACGAGCTCGCCGGGGCGGGGCTCCCCGTGGATCGCCTTGCGCACATCCTCACGATGGGCGGTCTCGAGGTGGAGGAGGTGACGCCCGTCGCGGGAGCGTTCGACAGGATCGTCGTCGCGCAGGTGAAGTCGGTCTCGCCGCACCCCAATGCGGACAAGCTGCGCGTGACCGAGGTCGATGCAGGCACGGGAGCTACGCTGCAGATCGTCTGCGGCGCGCCGAACGTGGCCGCCGGGCAGAAGGTGCCGTGCGCGGTGGTCGGGGCGAAGCTGCCGGGGTTGGAGATCAGGCAGGCGAAGCTGCGCGGCGTGGAGTCGAACGGCATGCTTTGCTCGGCGCGCGAACTCGGGCTCTCGGACGATCACGCGGGTCTCCTCGTCCTGCCGGAAGATGCGCCGGTCGGTAAGGACATCCGCGAGTATCTGGATCTCGACGACACGGTCCTCACGCTCAAGCTCACGCCCAACCGCGGCGATTGCCTCTCGATGTTCGGCGTCGCGAGAGACGTCGCGGCGCTGGTCGGCGAGGCCGCCGAGCTTCCGGCAGTGGCACCCGTGGCCGTGACGATTGCCGATTCCCGCGAGATCAGCATTTCCGACTCCGCCGCCTGCGGACATTACTTCGGCCGCGTGGTGCGCGGCCTCGACCTCGCGGCGAAGACGCCGGCATGGATGGCGCGGCGCCTGGAACGCGCGGGACTCAGGCCCCGCAACCCGCTCGTGGACATCACCAACTTCGTGATGCTCGAGCGCGGCCAGCCCATGCATGCCTTCGACAACGCGAAGCTGAGTGGTGGGATCGACGTGCGACTGGCAAGGCCGGGAGAGGAGCTGAAGCTCCTCAACGAGCAGTGGGCCGAATACATTCCGAACCTCGTTCTCATCACGGACGCCTCGGGCCCGGTGGCGCTGGGCGGCGTGATGGGCGGTTTCGATTCGATGGTGACGGGCGCCACGACGGATGTCTTCCTCGAGGCCGCCTTCTTCCCCCCCGAGGCGATCCAGGGCCGCGCACGCGCGCTGCAGCTCACGAGCGACGCGGCCTACCGGTTCGAGCGGGGCATCGACTTCGCAGGCACGCGCGCAGCACTCGAGCGCGCGACCGAACTCACGCTGACCCTCTGCGGCGGCCGGGCAGGGCCGATCACCGAGGCGCACGGCAACCTGCCCGCCCGAACCCCGGTGCGCGTCCGGCCCGCCCGCGTTCGCGCGCTGCTCGGCTACGACGTGCCCGACGCGTTCATGGCGGACGCCTTCGGCCGGCTTGGCTGCGCCGTGACGCGGCGTGATGGGGTGCTCGAGGTGGTTCCGCCAAGCTGGCGGTTCGACCTGGCCATCGAGGAGGATTTCGTCGAGGAGGTCGCGCGCGTCCACGGCTATGAGCACGTTCCCGCCGCCGCGCCGCGCTCGACCCTGCCGATGCTCTCGCCCGTCGAGGGAGCGCGCACGCGTTACGGCCTGAAGCGCACCTGCGCCGCGCTCGGATACCAGGAAGTCATCAACTACAGCTTCGTTTCGTCGCAGTGGGAGGACGATTTCGCCGGCAATGCCACGGCCGTGCGGCTGGCCAACCCGATCGCCAGCACCATGAACGTGATGCGCTCCACGCTCCTGGGCGGCCTCGTGGCGGCGGTGAGGTCGAACCTGAATCGCGACGAGGAACGCGTGCGCCTCTTCGAGGTCGGACGCTGCTTCCTGGGCGAGGGCCCCGAACCGCACGAGCAGCCCGAGCGGCTCGCGGCGATCACCTACGGGGGGCGCCTTCCCGAGCAGTGGGCCGAGAAGACGCCGGCGGCGGACTTCTTCGATGCCAAGGGGGATCTCGAGGCCATCGCAGGCCCGGTGAAGCTCGAATTCCGAGCGGATCACCACCCGGCCTGCCACCCCGGCCGCTGCGCCCGCGTGTGGGTGGGGAGCCGCGAGGTGGGCGTGGTCGGGGAACTGCACCCACGGCTGCAGCTCAAGTACGACCTGCCCCTGGCACCGGTGCTCTTCGAGATCGACGCGGATGTGCTCCTCGCAGGCCGCGCGCTGCGCTTTTCGGGGGTTTCGCGCATGCCGACCGTGCGCCGCGATCTTGCGGTGGTGGTGCCCGAAACGCTGTCCGCGGGCGTGATCCTGGGGGCGATCCGGGCCTCGATTCCGCAGAGCGTCCGCGAGGTCGAAGTGTTCGACGAATACCGCGGGAAAGGGGTGGGCAGTGGGGGAAAAAGCCTTGCGTTTCGTATAGTTATGCAGGATACTGCCAGAACTTTGACAGATGCCGAGGTGGAAGAAATCGTGGGTTCCATCCGTCATCTTCTCGTAGAAAAATTCCAAGCACTGCCGCGCACGTGA
- the pheS gene encoding phenylalanine--tRNA ligase subunit alpha, with amino-acid sequence MQAIEKIISDAQGAFEAAGSVADLEQAKSRFLGKAGALTELLKGLGKLSTEERPKAGAAINEAKTQVEALVQARRDAILAAELDQRLAAESLDVTLPGRRQSGGGLHPISRAQEHIERLFASMGFSVADGPEIENDFYNFTALRMFPDHPSRSMQDTFYVADSDKVLRTHTSPVQIRHMQSHTPPIRIICPGRVYRVDHDATHSPMFHQIEGLWVDEGISLADLKGTVTQFFRAFFERDDIGVRFRPSYFPFVEPGVEIDMEWERKDGEVKYLEIGGAGVVHPDVLRNGNIDPERYSGFAFGMGLDRLAMLKYGVNDLRLFFDNDLKFLRQFR; translated from the coding sequence ATGCAAGCAATCGAAAAGATCATCTCCGACGCGCAAGGTGCCTTCGAAGCGGCAGGGAGCGTGGCGGACCTGGAGCAGGCGAAGTCGCGCTTCCTCGGCAAGGCTGGCGCACTCACCGAGCTCCTGAAGGGGCTCGGCAAGCTCTCGACCGAGGAGCGGCCGAAGGCGGGCGCCGCCATCAACGAGGCGAAGACGCAGGTCGAGGCGCTGGTGCAGGCACGGCGCGACGCGATCCTTGCCGCCGAACTCGACCAGAGGCTCGCGGCCGAGTCGCTCGACGTGACGCTGCCCGGGCGCCGCCAGTCCGGCGGCGGGTTGCACCCGATCTCGCGCGCACAGGAGCACATCGAGCGGCTCTTCGCGTCCATGGGCTTTTCCGTGGCCGATGGCCCGGAGATCGAGAACGACTTCTACAACTTCACGGCGCTGCGCATGTTCCCGGACCACCCCTCCCGGAGCATGCAGGACACGTTCTACGTCGCGGATTCCGACAAGGTGCTGCGCACGCACACCTCGCCCGTGCAGATCCGCCACATGCAGTCGCACACCCCGCCCATCCGCATCATCTGCCCCGGGCGCGTATATCGCGTCGATCACGACGCGACGCACTCGCCGATGTTCCATCAGATCGAGGGGTTGTGGGTTGACGAAGGCATCAGCCTTGCCGACCTGAAGGGCACCGTGACGCAGTTCTTCCGTGCCTTCTTCGAGCGCGACGACATCGGCGTGCGCTTCCGCCCGTCCTACTTCCCGTTCGTCGAGCCCGGCGTGGAAATCGACATGGAGTGGGAGAGAAAGGACGGCGAGGTGAAATATCTCGAGATCGGCGGCGCGGGCGTGGTCCATCCCGACGTGCTGAGGAACGGCAACATCGACCCGGAGCGCTACTCGGGCTTCGCGTTCGGCATGGGCCTGGACCGCCTCGCCATGCTCAAGTACGGCGTCAACGACCTGCGCCTGTTCTTCGACAACGACCTGAAGTTCCTGAGGCAGTTTCGATGA
- the rplT gene encoding 50S ribosomal protein L20: MPRVKRGVTAHARHKKVLEQAKGFRGRRKNVYRIAKEAVMKAGQYAYRDRRNKKREFRGLWIARINAAVREAGMTYSRFMAGLKKAAIEIDRKVLADLAVQDKPAFSRIVEQAKSSLGA, translated from the coding sequence ATGCCTCGCGTAAAACGTGGAGTGACGGCGCACGCGCGCCACAAGAAGGTTCTCGAGCAGGCCAAGGGTTTCCGCGGCCGCCGCAAGAACGTCTACCGCATCGCCAAGGAAGCGGTGATGAAGGCGGGCCAGTACGCCTACCGCGACCGCCGCAACAAGAAGCGCGAATTCCGCGGCCTGTGGATCGCCCGCATCAATGCGGCCGTCCGCGAAGCCGGGATGACCTACAGCCGGTTCATGGCAGGCCTGAAGAAGGCGGCCATCGAGATCGACCGCAAGGTGCTCGCCGACCTTGCCGTGCAGGACAAGCCGGCCTTCAGCCGGATCGTCGAGCAGGCAAAGTCGAGCCTCGGCGCCTGA
- the rpmI gene encoding 50S ribosomal protein L35, producing the protein MPKMKTKSGAAKRFKVRAGGSVKRGQAGKRHILTKKTTKSKRQLRGTAGVHKTNVDSVKAMLPYA; encoded by the coding sequence ATGCCCAAGATGAAGACCAAGAGTGGCGCCGCCAAGCGCTTCAAGGTCCGCGCAGGCGGGTCAGTGAAGCGTGGCCAGGCGGGCAAGCGCCACATCCTCACCAAGAAAACCACGAAATCGAAGCGCCAGCTCCGCGGCACGGCAGGGGTCCACAAGACCAATGTCGATTCCGTGAAGGCGATGCTTCCCTACGCGTAA
- the infC gene encoding translation initiation factor IF-3, whose protein sequence is MRILRIAHDNKSVRINGEINSPEIRLVGIEGDQLGIVSVTEAMRLAEEAEVDLVEIAPTAVPPVCRLMDYGKFRYQESKRAHEAKLKQKQIQVKEVKFRPGTDEGDYQIKLRNLIRFLTDGDKTKITLRFRGREMAHQELGMALLKRVEADLVLHGTVEQWPKLEGRQMVMMLGPKKKH, encoded by the coding sequence CTGAGGATTCTTCGCATCGCTCACGATAACAAGTCGGTTCGTATCAACGGGGAGATCAATTCCCCGGAGATTCGCCTGGTTGGCATTGAAGGTGATCAGCTCGGCATCGTTTCCGTGACGGAAGCCATGCGCCTCGCCGAAGAGGCCGAAGTGGACCTCGTCGAGATCGCCCCGACCGCCGTTCCCCCGGTTTGCCGCCTGATGGATTACGGCAAGTTCCGGTATCAGGAAAGCAAGAGAGCTCACGAGGCGAAGCTCAAGCAGAAGCAGATCCAGGTGAAGGAGGTCAAGTTCCGCCCCGGCACGGACGAGGGGGACTACCAGATCAAGCTTCGAAACCTCATCCGCTTCCTGACCGATGGCGACAAGACCAAGATCACGTTGCGCTTCCGCGGGCGGGAGATGGCTCACCAGGAACTGGGCATGGCCCTCCTGAAGCGGGTCGAGGCGGACCTGGTGCTGCACGGGACCGTCGAGCAGTGGCCGAAGCTGGAAGGGCGCCAGATGGTGATGATGCTGGGGCCGAAGAAGAAGCACTAG
- the thrS gene encoding threonine--tRNA ligase yields the protein MVAITLPDNSVRSFDKPVTVAEVAACIGPGLAKAALAGKVDGKLVDTSFVIERDSALAIVTDKDAEGLDIIRHSTAHLLAHAVKELFPEAQVTIGPVIENGFYYDFACKRPFTPEDLAAIEKRMTELAKRDIPVTREVLGRDDAVKFFESIGEKYKAEIIAAIPANEDISLYREADFIDLCRGPHVPSTGKLKVFKLMKVAGAYWRGDSKNEMLQRIYGTAWAKKEEQDAHLHMLEEAEKRDHRRLATQLDLFHLQDEAPGMVFWHPKGWVIWQQVEQYMRRVYQDNGYQEVRCPQILDRSLWEKSGHWENYKDHMFTTESEKRDFAIKPMNCPGHVQIFNKGIRSYRDLPLRYGEFGACHRNEPSGALHGLMRVRGFTQDDGHIFCAEEQIAPECVAFHKLAFDVYRDFGFADIAVKLALRPSPRIGSDEQWTKAEEALRAALRACGAQWTELPGEGAFYGPKIEYHLKDSLGRSWQVGTMQVDFFMPGRLGSEYVAEDNSRRVPVMLHRAIVGSMERFIGILIENHGGAMPLWLAPVQVVVMNVTDCQVAYVHEVVEGLGAAGFRAEADLRNEKITYKIREHSIQKLPYQLVLGDKEVAARTVSARTRAGENLAPVPLEAFVSQLHGEISGRK from the coding sequence ATGGTTGCCATCACCCTGCCCGACAATTCGGTCCGATCCTTCGACAAGCCGGTCACGGTCGCCGAAGTCGCGGCCTGCATCGGCCCCGGCCTCGCAAAGGCCGCCCTCGCCGGCAAGGTGGACGGAAAGCTCGTGGATACCTCCTTCGTGATCGAGCGCGACAGCGCGCTCGCCATCGTCACGGACAAGGACGCGGAAGGCCTCGACATCATCCGCCACTCGACGGCTCATCTCCTTGCGCACGCGGTCAAGGAGCTCTTTCCCGAGGCCCAGGTGACGATCGGCCCGGTGATCGAGAACGGCTTCTACTACGACTTTGCCTGCAAGCGCCCCTTCACGCCCGAGGACCTGGCCGCCATCGAGAAGCGCATGACCGAGCTGGCGAAGAGGGACATCCCGGTGACGCGTGAAGTGCTCGGGCGCGACGACGCGGTGAAGTTCTTCGAGTCCATCGGCGAGAAGTACAAGGCAGAGATCATCGCCGCCATCCCTGCCAACGAGGACATCTCCCTCTACCGCGAGGCAGACTTCATCGACCTGTGCCGGGGGCCTCACGTGCCCTCGACGGGCAAGCTCAAGGTCTTCAAGCTGATGAAGGTCGCGGGCGCGTACTGGCGGGGCGACTCGAAGAACGAGATGCTGCAGCGCATCTATGGCACGGCGTGGGCGAAGAAGGAGGAGCAGGACGCCCACCTGCACATGCTCGAGGAGGCCGAGAAGCGAGACCATCGGCGCCTGGCCACGCAGCTCGATCTCTTCCACCTGCAGGACGAGGCGCCGGGCATGGTCTTCTGGCACCCGAAGGGCTGGGTGATCTGGCAGCAGGTGGAGCAGTACATGCGCCGCGTGTACCAGGACAACGGCTACCAGGAGGTGCGCTGCCCGCAGATCCTCGACCGCTCGCTCTGGGAGAAAAGCGGCCACTGGGAGAACTACAAGGACCACATGTTCACGACGGAGTCGGAGAAGCGCGACTTCGCGATCAAGCCCATGAACTGCCCGGGGCACGTGCAGATCTTCAACAAGGGGATCCGCAGCTACCGCGACCTGCCGCTGCGCTACGGGGAATTCGGCGCGTGCCACCGCAACGAGCCCTCGGGTGCGCTGCACGGCCTCATGCGCGTGCGCGGGTTCACGCAGGACGACGGCCATATCTTCTGCGCCGAGGAGCAGATCGCGCCCGAGTGCGTGGCCTTCCACAAGCTCGCCTTCGACGTCTACCGCGACTTCGGCTTTGCCGACATCGCGGTGAAGCTTGCGCTACGACCGTCGCCCCGGATCGGCAGCGACGAGCAGTGGACGAAGGCCGAGGAGGCACTCCGGGCGGCGCTGCGCGCGTGCGGGGCGCAGTGGACCGAGCTGCCGGGGGAGGGCGCGTTCTACGGTCCGAAGATCGAATACCACCTCAAGGACTCCCTCGGGCGCTCCTGGCAGGTCGGCACCATGCAGGTGGACTTCTTCATGCCCGGCCGGCTGGGCTCGGAGTACGTCGCCGAGGACAACTCGCGCCGCGTGCCCGTGATGCTGCACCGCGCCATCGTGGGGTCGATGGAGCGCTTCATCGGCATCCTCATCGAGAACCACGGCGGGGCCATGCCCCTCTGGCTGGCGCCCGTCCAGGTGGTCGTGATGAACGTCACCGATTGCCAGGTGGCCTACGTTCACGAGGTGGTCGAGGGCCTTGGGGCAGCGGGATTCCGGGCCGAGGCCGATTTGCGGAACGAGAAAATAACGTATAAAATTCGGGAACATAGCATTCAAAAACTTCCTTACCAGCTGGTGTTGGGCGACAAGGAAGTGGCTGCTCGGACGGTCTCAGCAAGGACTCGGGCGGGTGAAAACCTGGCGCCGGTCCCTCTCGAGGCCTTTGTTTCGCAGTTGCACGGCGAGATTTCCGGGCGAAAGTGA
- the nikR gene encoding nickel-responsive transcriptional regulator NikR, with translation MERITISLDESLAHEFDHLIARRGYENRSEAVRDLLRRELEAERIREGTGQCVANLSYVYNHHERDLGERLTRTQHAHHDLCVSTMHAHLDHDDCLETVILRGPVRSVHEFAQAIIAERGVRHGSLNMISVSVSPGARGHHHDHESHSRDHVHLKPRV, from the coding sequence ATGGAACGCATCACCATCTCCCTCGACGAATCCCTCGCCCACGAGTTCGACCATCTGATCGCCCGGCGGGGCTACGAGAACCGCTCGGAGGCCGTGCGCGATCTCCTGCGCCGCGAGCTGGAGGCCGAGCGCATCCGCGAAGGCACGGGGCAATGCGTGGCGAACCTGAGCTACGTGTACAACCATCACGAGCGCGACCTGGGCGAAAGACTCACCCGGACGCAGCACGCGCACCACGACCTGTGCGTCTCCACGATGCACGCCCACCTGGACCACGACGACTGCCTCGAAACGGTGATCCTGCGCGGGCCCGTCCGGTCCGTGCACGAATTCGCGCAGGCGATAATCGCCGAGCGGGGCGTTCGCCACGGCAGCCTCAACATGATCTCGGTCAGCGTCTCGCCGGGGGCGCGCGGCCATCACCACGACCACGAATCGCATTCCCGCGACCACGTGCACCTGAAGCCGCGCGTTTGA
- a CDS encoding GNAT family N-acetyltransferase — MTGTTQLPIRLGETDREAITEHFLALGTDDRRLRFGAGLSDHAIRALDERIDFGRDEIFGIADDDLRLLAVVHVAFYPAKAELGLSVLGNARGMGLGSALFSRAVMHLTNRSVRQVFVHCLSENGAMMHLARKNGMKVVREGPETDACLALPRATPGSIIAEWAMDQNSRFAHDMRRGTQVVLDALRTMSPRPSR, encoded by the coding sequence ATGACAGGCACGACACAGTTGCCGATTCGCCTGGGCGAAACTGATCGCGAGGCGATCACGGAACACTTTCTCGCCCTCGGCACCGACGATCGCCGCCTGCGGTTCGGCGCGGGCCTTTCCGATCACGCCATCCGCGCGCTCGACGAACGGATCGACTTCGGACGCGACGAGATCTTCGGCATCGCCGACGATGACCTTCGCCTGCTCGCCGTGGTGCACGTCGCGTTCTATCCCGCCAAGGCCGAACTGGGCCTTTCGGTGCTGGGCAACGCTCGGGGCATGGGGCTGGGCAGCGCCCTTTTCTCCCGCGCGGTGATGCACCTCACCAACCGCAGCGTGCGCCAGGTCTTCGTGCATTGCCTGAGCGAAAACGGGGCGATGATGCACCTCGCTCGCAAGAACGGCATGAAAGTCGTGCGCGAAGGCCCGGAAACCGACGCCTGCCTCGCCTTGCCGCGCGCCACGCCCGGCTCCATCATCGCCGAATGGGCAATGGACCAGAATTCCCGGTTCGCGCACGACATGCGCCGTGGCACGCAAGTGGTGCTCGATGCGCTTCGCACGATGAGTCCTCGCCCCTCCCGCTGA